In the Chroococcidiopsis sp. SAG 2025 genome, one interval contains:
- a CDS encoding dihydroorotate dehydrogenase-like protein, which yields MDLTTTYMGLQLRSPLVPSASPLSEDIDNIKRMEDAGAAAVVMHSLFEEQLRQERYELHHHLTHGTESYPEALTYFPEPHSFRVGSEEYLNHIQRAKEKINIPLIASLNGSSVGGWTNYARQIQQAGADGLELNVYYVPTDMDLTGEQIEQAYIEILRSVKAAVTIPVAIKLSPYFTNMANMARRLDNAGANALVLFNRFYQPDINLKTLEVEPNVLLSTPQSMRLPMRWIAILYDRINASLAATSGIHKGQDAINNLMAGANITMLCSVLLRHGIDQIRAIEQEMREWMVEHEYESVRQLQGSMSQKNCPDKSAFERAQYMRSLQTYRPDWERVYDISHYFG from the coding sequence ATGGACTTAACTACAACTTACATGGGTTTACAATTGCGATCGCCCCTCGTACCTTCAGCCTCACCCCTTTCTGAAGACATCGACAATATCAAGCGAATGGAAGATGCGGGCGCGGCAGCTGTTGTGATGCATTCCCTATTTGAAGAACAATTACGTCAAGAGCGTTACGAACTGCACCACCACCTGACGCATGGGACTGAAAGCTATCCTGAAGCTCTAACCTATTTCCCAGAACCCCACAGCTTTCGAGTCGGCTCGGAAGAATATCTCAATCATATCCAAAGGGCAAAGGAAAAAATCAATATTCCTCTCATTGCTAGTCTCAACGGTTCATCTGTTGGCGGTTGGACTAACTATGCCAGACAAATCCAGCAAGCAGGAGCAGACGGACTGGAATTGAATGTGTATTACGTCCCTACAGACATGGACTTGACAGGCGAACAGATCGAGCAAGCTTACATTGAGATTTTGCGATCGGTTAAAGCCGCCGTGACAATTCCCGTAGCGATCAAACTCAGCCCGTATTTTACCAACATGGCGAATATGGCGCGCCGTTTGGACAACGCAGGGGCAAATGCTCTCGTTTTGTTCAATCGCTTCTATCAACCAGACATCAACCTCAAAACCCTAGAGGTTGAACCAAACGTGCTTTTAAGTACTCCGCAGTCCATGCGTTTACCGATGCGTTGGATTGCAATTCTCTACGATCGCATCAATGCTAGTTTGGCTGCAACGAGCGGCATCCACAAAGGGCAAGATGCCATCAACAACTTGATGGCAGGAGCTAACATCACGATGCTTTGTTCGGTGTTGCTACGGCACGGTATCGACCAGATCCGCGCGATCGAGCAGGAAATGCGTGAATGGATGGTAGAACACGAGTATGAATCCGTGCGGCAACTACAAGGAAGCATGAGTCAGAAAAATTGCCCCGACAAGAGTGCCTTTGAACGCGCCCAATACATGCGATCGCTCCAAACCTACAGACCAGATTGGGAGCGAGTTTACGATATATCTCATTATTTTGGGTAA